In Kocuria turfanensis, a single genomic region encodes these proteins:
- a CDS encoding GNAT family N-acetyltransferase, whose translation MIDVLPPETERLVFRRFDTADLEPMYSYQRREDYAQYAWRGPRTREECERALAENSGLRPWSRDGDHVRFAVSPKGSRELVGEIVLTLTEAEADQVEIGWVVHPDHAGKGIASEAARAAIEFAFASLGAHRVCASLDALNVSSAKVCERIGMRLEATLRQSHRQLGEWRDELIYAILADEL comes from the coding sequence ATGATCGATGTGCTGCCTCCAGAGACCGAACGCCTCGTGTTCCGCCGCTTCGACACCGCGGACCTCGAGCCCATGTACTCGTACCAGCGCCGCGAGGACTACGCGCAGTACGCGTGGCGGGGCCCGCGCACCCGCGAGGAGTGCGAGCGCGCCCTCGCCGAGAACAGCGGGCTGCGCCCCTGGAGCCGGGACGGCGACCACGTCCGCTTCGCCGTCTCCCCCAAGGGCTCGCGGGAGCTCGTGGGCGAGATCGTGCTGACGCTCACCGAGGCGGAGGCCGACCAGGTCGAGATCGGCTGGGTGGTCCACCCCGACCACGCCGGGAAGGGCATCGCCTCCGAGGCCGCGCGTGCCGCCATCGAGTTCGCCTTCGCCTCGCTGGGCGCCCACCGCGTCTGCGCGAGCCTGGACGCGCTCAACGTGAGCTCCGCCAAGGTCTGCGAGCGCATCGGCATGCGCCTGGAGGCGACGCTGCGCCAGAGCCACCGCCAGCTGGGCGAGTGGCGTGACGAGCTGATCTACGCGATCCTCGCCGACGAGCTCTGA
- a CDS encoding 3-hydroxyacyl-CoA dehydrogenase NAD-binding domain-containing protein, translating to MAPAPHAPSFPSTVTVALEQLVLPGRHLPVALVRLDSTQPGGLIIWGSEALGQLRDALRSVDQSAVEAIVVTGNARSFGAGADLKEIRHAQLSGVSDSYVGLGHEAFGILADAEVPTFSLLTGQALGGGLELALHTDHRVAHPRTGPLGLPECRLGFFPGWGGVHLLPHLVGPAAALRIIVFDSLRGRHVKAQEAHELGLVDVVLDAAPGTEQWDPAWQQWVAGRLDAIDAGEPRRRPGAPGRAEDPEWQEAVDQARVRAERTWHGAAPAPLVAIDLVADARTESRTENGAKAVAAFAELVRGDVAKASLYAFELVSSRSRRPADVPEAAPKPLRKAAVIGAGLMAGQLASLIAGGARIPVVMTDLDDERLAAGVARTRERFTAQAAKGRITPEQAEQLGGLITGASGPEDLADADLVIEAVFEDLDVKKAVFAQWEEVVRPDTILATNTSSLSVTAMAEDLRHPERVVGFHVFNPVEVTPLLEIVAGERTGDVALATAFDLAATLRRTAVRVQDAPGFVVNRVLTRLFDVVVRAVDAGTDVAAADHAPDPLGLPMTPLRLLDFVGPAVLHHVGATMQQAYPERFARSPWMDAVVEAGLTHVLPTERDPETGADGYLAAEAARLLERTRAEHPELAAHAPASAEELLVRIQDALAEEIGAMLTEGVVAGPEDVDLCMILGANYPFHLGGITPYLDRTGAAERVLGRRFHQD from the coding sequence ATGGCACCCGCCCCGCACGCCCCGTCCTTCCCCTCCACCGTCACGGTCGCCCTGGAGCAGCTCGTGCTGCCCGGCCGGCACCTCCCGGTCGCCCTCGTGCGGCTGGACTCGACGCAGCCCGGCGGGCTGATCATCTGGGGCTCCGAGGCCCTGGGGCAGCTGCGCGACGCCCTGCGCTCCGTGGACCAGTCGGCCGTCGAGGCGATCGTGGTCACCGGCAACGCGCGGTCCTTCGGCGCGGGGGCCGACCTCAAGGAGATCCGGCACGCCCAGCTCAGCGGCGTCTCCGACTCCTACGTCGGCCTCGGGCACGAGGCCTTCGGCATCCTGGCCGACGCGGAGGTGCCGACCTTCTCCCTGCTCACGGGGCAGGCGCTGGGCGGCGGGCTCGAGCTGGCCCTGCACACCGACCACCGCGTGGCCCACCCGCGCACCGGCCCGCTCGGCCTGCCGGAGTGCCGGCTGGGCTTCTTCCCGGGCTGGGGCGGCGTCCACCTGCTCCCGCACCTCGTCGGCCCGGCCGCGGCCCTGCGCATCATCGTGTTCGACTCCCTGCGCGGCCGCCACGTGAAGGCGCAGGAGGCGCACGAGCTCGGCCTCGTGGACGTCGTGCTCGACGCCGCGCCGGGGACCGAGCAGTGGGACCCCGCCTGGCAGCAGTGGGTGGCCGGCCGGCTCGACGCGATCGACGCCGGGGAGCCCCGCCGACGTCCCGGCGCACCGGGCCGGGCGGAGGACCCGGAGTGGCAGGAGGCCGTCGACCAGGCCCGCGTCCGCGCCGAGCGCACCTGGCACGGCGCGGCCCCCGCCCCGCTGGTGGCGATCGACCTCGTCGCCGACGCCCGCACCGAGAGCCGCACCGAGAACGGGGCGAAGGCCGTCGCGGCCTTCGCGGAGCTCGTCCGCGGTGACGTCGCCAAGGCCTCCCTCTACGCCTTCGAACTGGTCTCCTCCCGCTCCCGGCGGCCCGCCGACGTGCCCGAGGCGGCCCCGAAGCCCCTGCGCAAGGCCGCCGTCATCGGTGCCGGGCTGATGGCCGGACAGCTCGCCTCCCTCATCGCCGGGGGCGCCCGGATCCCCGTGGTCATGACCGACCTCGACGACGAGCGGCTGGCCGCCGGCGTGGCCCGGACCCGCGAGCGCTTCACCGCCCAGGCCGCCAAGGGCCGGATCACCCCGGAGCAGGCCGAGCAGCTCGGCGGCCTGATCACCGGCGCGAGCGGGCCGGAGGACCTCGCCGACGCCGATCTCGTGATCGAGGCCGTCTTCGAGGACCTCGACGTCAAGAAGGCCGTCTTCGCCCAGTGGGAGGAGGTCGTCCGGCCGGACACGATCCTCGCGACGAACACGAGCTCCCTGTCCGTCACCGCCATGGCCGAGGACCTGCGCCACCCCGAGCGGGTCGTCGGCTTCCACGTGTTCAACCCCGTGGAGGTCACCCCGCTGCTCGAGATCGTCGCGGGGGAGCGGACCGGTGACGTGGCGCTGGCCACCGCCTTCGACCTCGCCGCCACGCTGCGCCGCACGGCCGTGCGGGTCCAGGACGCCCCGGGCTTCGTGGTCAACCGCGTGCTCACCCGCCTGTTCGACGTGGTGGTGCGCGCGGTCGACGCGGGCACCGACGTGGCCGCCGCCGACCACGCCCCCGACCCGCTGGGGCTGCCGATGACGCCGCTGCGGCTGCTCGACTTCGTGGGGCCGGCGGTGCTGCACCACGTCGGCGCCACCATGCAGCAGGCCTACCCCGAGCGCTTCGCCCGGTCCCCGTGGATGGACGCGGTGGTCGAGGCGGGGCTCACCCACGTCCTGCCGACCGAGCGGGACCCGGAGACCGGGGCGGACGGCTACCTCGCCGCCGAGGCCGCCCGGCTGCTCGAGCGCACCCGCGCCGAGCACCCCGAGCTCGCCGCGCACGCCCCGGCCTCCGCCGAGGAGCTGCTCGTCCGCATCCAGGACGCCCTGGCCGAGGAGATCGGCGCGATGCTGACCGAGGGCGTCGTCGCCGGACCCGAGGACGTGGACCTGTGCATGATCCTGGGCGCCAACTACCCCTTCCACCTGGGCGGGATCACCCCGTACCTCGACCGCACGGGCGCCGCCGAACGCGTCCTCGGCCGCCGCTTCCACCAGGACTGA
- a CDS encoding acyl-CoA dehydrogenase family protein, with translation MTATPETGANLFPAGTVEPDYVLDEALGTDAAGAFESVSEADREHWMRARAFVQEDLLPVIAGHWDNSEYSLDLVRRLGELDLLRDGVAVDGYPEMSKTAAGLISMELSRGDGSIATVSGVQGGLAMRSIAMCGSEEQRQRWLPRMATGELLGAFALTEPTHGSDSVSLETRATRVDGGWLLNGEKKWIGNGSMGGITVVWARSDEDGQVRGFVVPQESEGYTGTTIRGKLALRAIHQAHLRFEDVFVPEENALPAARSFKDTAAVLFATRVSVAWGAVGHAQACYETAVQYAAQRVQFGRPLAASQIVQERLARMLSELTQIQLLVARMTEREESGTLTGEQASLAKYTSTRTARSIAANARDLMGGNGILIEHRVARHFADIEALHTYEGTETMQALIIGRSITGLSAFA, from the coding sequence ATGACCGCCACCCCTGAGACCGGCGCGAACCTGTTCCCCGCCGGCACCGTGGAACCCGACTACGTCCTCGACGAGGCCCTCGGCACGGACGCGGCCGGCGCGTTCGAGTCCGTCTCCGAGGCCGACCGCGAGCACTGGATGCGGGCGCGGGCCTTCGTCCAGGAGGACCTGCTGCCGGTGATCGCCGGGCACTGGGACAACTCCGAGTACTCCCTCGACCTCGTCCGACGCCTGGGGGAGCTCGACCTGCTGCGCGACGGCGTGGCGGTCGACGGCTACCCCGAGATGTCCAAGACCGCCGCCGGGCTGATCAGCATGGAGCTCTCCCGGGGCGACGGGTCCATCGCCACCGTCTCGGGCGTCCAGGGCGGGCTCGCCATGCGCTCGATCGCGATGTGCGGCTCCGAGGAGCAGCGGCAGCGCTGGCTGCCGCGCATGGCCACCGGCGAGCTGCTCGGCGCCTTCGCGCTCACCGAGCCCACGCACGGCTCGGACTCCGTGAGCCTGGAGACCCGCGCCACCCGGGTGGACGGCGGCTGGCTGCTCAACGGCGAGAAGAAGTGGATCGGCAACGGTTCCATGGGCGGGATCACCGTGGTGTGGGCCCGCTCCGACGAGGACGGCCAGGTCCGCGGCTTCGTGGTCCCGCAGGAGAGCGAGGGCTACACCGGCACGACCATCCGCGGGAAGCTCGCCCTGCGCGCCATCCACCAGGCGCACCTGCGCTTCGAGGACGTCTTCGTCCCTGAGGAGAACGCGCTGCCGGCGGCCCGGTCCTTCAAGGACACGGCCGCGGTGCTCTTCGCCACGCGGGTCAGCGTGGCGTGGGGCGCCGTGGGGCACGCCCAGGCCTGCTACGAGACCGCGGTCCAGTACGCCGCCCAGCGCGTGCAGTTCGGCCGGCCGCTCGCCGCGTCCCAGATCGTCCAGGAGCGCCTGGCCCGGATGCTCAGCGAGCTCACCCAGATCCAGCTGCTCGTGGCGCGGATGACCGAGCGGGAGGAGTCCGGGACGCTCACGGGCGAGCAGGCGTCCCTGGCGAAGTACACCTCGACCCGGACGGCGCGCTCGATCGCGGCGAACGCCCGCGACCTCATGGGCGGCAACGGCATCCTGATCGAGCACCGCGTGGCCCGTCACTTCGCGGACATCGAGGCCCTGCACACCTACGAGGGGACCGAGACGATGCAGGCCCTGATCATCGGGCGGAGCATCACGGGGCTCTCCGCGTTCGCCTGA
- a CDS encoding SMP-30/gluconolactonase/LRE family protein: MAPRRLSAERITDSVTYHGEGPCWSDRWGGLRWVDMLAGDVLSFGEDGEVLRRHVGDVVACVRPRATGGAVLAVETGVALEDPDGTVHPPELFWQPGTVRMNEGGAGPDGCFYTGSMAYDQAEGAATLYRVHPDLRWEPVLEGVTVSNGIAWSPDGTRAYYNDTPTGKVDVLDWSPDQGLHRRRTFVVPQLEEGQDVHPDGLTVDSAGAVWVALHGAGQVHRYTAQGELDVVVEVGARQTTACCLGGPDLRTLYITTSRENLEAGEDPAAGSLFSVRVDVPGLPVLPFAG, translated from the coding sequence ATGGCGCCGCGGCGGCTGAGCGCCGAGCGGATCACCGACTCCGTGACCTACCACGGGGAGGGCCCGTGCTGGTCCGACCGGTGGGGCGGGCTGCGCTGGGTGGACATGCTCGCCGGGGACGTCCTGTCCTTCGGCGAGGACGGCGAGGTCCTGCGCCGGCACGTGGGGGACGTGGTGGCCTGCGTGCGACCGCGCGCCACCGGCGGCGCGGTCCTGGCGGTCGAGACGGGGGTCGCGCTCGAGGACCCGGACGGCACCGTCCACCCGCCCGAGCTGTTCTGGCAGCCCGGCACCGTGCGGATGAACGAGGGCGGCGCGGGCCCGGACGGCTGCTTCTACACCGGCTCCATGGCCTACGACCAGGCCGAGGGCGCGGCCACCCTCTACCGGGTGCACCCCGACCTCCGGTGGGAACCCGTCCTGGAGGGCGTCACGGTCTCCAACGGCATCGCCTGGTCCCCGGACGGCACGCGCGCCTACTACAACGACACGCCCACCGGGAAGGTCGACGTGCTCGACTGGTCGCCGGACCAGGGGCTGCACCGCCGGCGGACCTTCGTGGTGCCGCAGCTGGAGGAGGGGCAGGACGTGCACCCCGACGGGCTGACCGTCGACTCCGCGGGAGCGGTCTGGGTGGCCCTGCACGGCGCCGGCCAGGTCCACCGCTACACCGCCCAGGGCGAGCTCGACGTCGTCGTGGAGGTGGGCGCCCGGCAGACGACCGCGTGCTGCCTGGGCGGACCCGACCTGCGCACCCTGTACATCACCACGTCCCGGGAGAACCTGGAGGCGGGCGAGGACCCCGCCGCCGGATCCCTGTTCTCGGTCCGGGTGGACGTCCCCGGCCTGCCCGTCCTCCCCTTCGCCGGCTGA
- a CDS encoding TetR/AcrR family transcriptional regulator has translation MTETPRATPDVVTGSIRLLAEQGWEATTVDRLAQAAGISRATFFRKYGSKEDIVFADHAANLERLEQLLARSGAAPGADPAVALREGVLLVFRHHLDHRERALARNALLRQVPQLRDRELITSHRYERVLQRYLRSALPETPARATLATALSAAAVAVHNAYLRGWLRAPDTDPSAELAAQTERLARALVAGFGHPGAAPAGEPTAARARPAVVVTVLDPAADTEQVLASVRDALR, from the coding sequence ATGACCGAGACCCCCCGGGCGACCCCGGACGTCGTCACCGGCTCGATCCGCCTGCTGGCCGAGCAGGGCTGGGAGGCCACGACCGTGGACCGGCTGGCGCAGGCGGCCGGGATCAGCCGCGCCACGTTCTTCCGCAAGTACGGGTCCAAGGAGGACATCGTCTTCGCGGACCACGCCGCCAACCTCGAACGGCTCGAGCAGCTGCTGGCCCGGTCCGGGGCCGCCCCGGGCGCGGATCCCGCCGTGGCGCTGCGCGAGGGCGTGCTGCTGGTCTTCCGCCACCACCTCGACCACCGCGAGCGCGCGCTCGCGCGCAACGCCCTGCTCCGGCAGGTGCCGCAGCTGCGGGACCGGGAGCTGATCACCTCGCACCGCTACGAGCGGGTCCTGCAGCGCTACCTGCGCTCCGCGCTGCCCGAGACCCCGGCCCGGGCCACCCTCGCCACGGCGCTGTCGGCGGCCGCGGTCGCGGTGCACAACGCCTATCTGCGGGGCTGGCTGCGCGCCCCGGACACCGACCCCTCGGCGGAGCTGGCCGCGCAGACCGAGCGGCTGGCCCGCGCCCTCGTCGCCGGGTTCGGCCACCCCGGGGCCGCGCCGGCCGGCGAGCCGACGGCGGCCCGCGCGCGGCCGGCCGTCGTCGTCACCGTGCTGGACCCGGCGGCGGACACGGAACAGGTCCTGGCCTCCGTGCGGGACGCCCTCCGGTGA
- a CDS encoding MerR family transcriptional regulator: MDGQQPARTGERLTAGQVAERFGVTVRTLHHYDDVGLLRPSERSAGGYRLYTEEDLLRLRHVVVYRRLGLPLERIEELLAAEEPGAVLAHLRRQRESVLSRLAGLPATSAEAMDAAEAARRQIHDRFYDLSPESHRALGDMYVADPRSTRTYEDLAPGLAQYVRDAIQANADRAGD, translated from the coding sequence ATGGACGGACAGCAGCCCGCGAGAACGGGCGAGCGGCTCACGGCGGGACAGGTGGCGGAGCGCTTCGGCGTCACCGTCCGCACGCTCCACCACTACGACGACGTCGGCCTGCTGCGCCCGAGCGAACGCTCGGCGGGCGGCTACCGCCTGTACACGGAGGAGGACCTGCTCCGGCTGCGGCACGTCGTGGTCTACCGCCGGCTCGGCCTCCCCCTCGAGCGCATCGAGGAGCTGCTGGCCGCGGAGGAGCCCGGGGCCGTGCTGGCCCACCTGCGCCGGCAGCGCGAGTCCGTCCTGTCGAGGCTGGCCGGGCTCCCCGCGACCTCGGCCGAGGCGATGGACGCCGCGGAGGCCGCGCGGCGCCAGATCCACGACCGCTTCTACGACCTCTCGCCGGAGTCCCACCGGGCGCTGGGGGACATGTACGTGGCGGACCCGCGGTCCACGAGGACCTACGAGGACCTGGCGCCCGGACTGGCGCAGTACGTCCGGGACGCGATCCAGGCCAACGCCGACCGCGCAGGGGACTGA